The Colletotrichum destructivum chromosome 8, complete sequence genome includes the window ACGGCATGCTTTACGTAAGTCGTGTTGTCTCCATGCCTCTCAAGGTCGATCAACCCTCCCCCGGTTAGCTAACACGTTTTCCACAGGTCAACTGGCCCAAGCTCAACCCCAGACCGTGGGCCAGCGAGGGCTTCGCCGAGCACATGTCCAAGGCCCGCAAAGATTCCGTCTTGGGCTCCTTCGTCGCCCGTCACGAGCGCGGCCTCAGCACCGCGAGGTATCTCAACGCagaggagggcaagaagagaaTCGAATAAGGGCAACCTTTCTCtgccttcttttcttttatTTCTTCCTTTATTTCTCTTCTGGATTGAGGCCGAGGTCCACAATCCACACTTGTCGCATTTCTACTCTTTGTGTGTTGAGCACGATTCCGTAAAGAGGTTCTTTATTGCACCGGATAATGGGCCCTGTACCAACATCCGGCAGAGAAGTCATTACAGAACCCTCGATTCCCTGCTTCAATCTCGAGTAAGGAGGGTCGGGGAGCTGGTCGTTCTCATAGGGCATCGACATGGGTTAGATGTCGCAAAAATAACGTATTTTTTTAGAGCTGAATAATACTACATCTTTTCTTCCGGTTTAGTCCCACTAGTCTTCTTATAACTCAACCGTTGGACGCAGCAAGTGACGTGGTACAATGCCGCCTGAGGAAACCTGATGTTCGTTTCCTTGGCCCCTCGTGAAGATCATAACCAAACCCACACTCAatgagagggggaggggagaatTCCCTCAGGCACAATCATTGGACGCCGTGGTGTTTCCAACCTCTGACTCTCAGGCACCACACTCAAAAGCTGAAAGGGAACGGAGAAAATGAAGTAGGTATGCATCATTATATATACTGTATTGTAATTCCGCGCCTGGTCCGTACAGTCGGAGCAGAAGGGAACGGGATAAAGAAAACGCCGATCACTCTCCAAACATACCCTCGCAGTCGCCAAGGAAGCTTAAACAAGCCAATCCAGCTTGACCGTGTCGCgagagggcgagaagggcaaTAAGGGTTCGTTCTGGCGTAGTTGACACTTGGAGGGCCAGGCGGACGAACGAATAATAAGAAGGTGACTCGACTCCAAAGAGTCGACGAATAGGGAAAAGAACAATCCTCCcacttctctctccttcggGTATCATAACCTCTCTGTacttcctctctttctctcgttTTTCTCCACTATCCCTATCCGTCATCCCCCATTTCCCTCAGATCTCTCCCAAGCTTCAGTCCTCATcggggggttggggggttttttttttttttggttttctTGTTTGTGTTTATGTTTTGTTGGTTCTCCAGGCTCCCCAATGCTGTATTCAGGAAcacaagaaaaaaagaaagaaaacaaaagaaaataggagagagaaaaaggagTACGAAAATGTGGTTGAACCTGGAGATAATGCCGTATTCGCAATGCGACAAACTCCCGAGGCGCATGCGATGTCTGCTCCGTCCGTCCGCTCGCTATGCTTCGTAATGACAGTGCTGATGATGGAacatcggcggcggtgataacggcgatgatgatgggaaGAACTTGGTTTCAAATGAAAACGGACAAAAAGAAGTTGTCGCTCGTATAGTAGGAACAAAACCAAAATAATTCGAACCACAGGGCTCGCTCACAACCACAACAGCCACCTCACGGCCCCGACGGCTCCTTGGCCAACGCCCCAAAACACGCGCAGGATCATGACGACGAACCAGACGTACCACATGAAGCCCACGAGCACCCATTCTACCGCGAGCCACATGGCGCGACGGACCCAGCGGAACCTACGTCTGCGCCGTCGCAGCATCGTCTCGATGACGTCGAGCGTGTGCTTGATCTTCAGCCTCTGGCCCAGGGTGAGGTCGCGGCTCGTttcgtccgcctcgtcggccgccgcgcgcgTCATGGCGGACAGGTCCGTGGCGACGCGCCGGCGGACGTCTTCCACGCGGCGGTGTAGAGCGGGCACGGTATCCGACACAAAGAGGTCGGCCGCCTTCTGCCAGTCTTGGCCGGCGCACTGGATCGAGTTGCCGAGGGTCTTGGCCGCGAACTGGTAGAGCTCCGTCTGGGAGACGGCCTTACTGCGCACGTTGGCCGGGTCGGGGCTGAGCTTGGCCACCTCGGGCCAAAAGACGTTGGCGACTGTGAAGTCGTTCTGTGACATCCTCGGCCGATCTGCAAACACGAACTGAGGCTCGTTGGCGCGACGAGTGATTTCCATGGCTTTGATGCCAGAGCTCAAGACCAGCGCACGAAGCCGGGCCACTTCCCGCTTCGACATGGGAGCCCGTTCCGGCGCGGGGCTGTGGTCTGAAATGGACCAGTGTCGGCTGCGGTTGGACGCAGATCCGGGGCGTCCATCAGGGACAAATGGCGgcatggcgatgatggagtTGAGGCGCTTGTCTGCTTCCTTGACGTCCGCTATGCGACCACCACCAGACAACACTCCGCTTTCAGAGACATCCGACAATCGTTTGTGCGAGCCTGGTGACGAGGTTGGCGATGCGTTCATGATATCGATGCGCGGTGGCTTGAGCCTATCGAAACGAGGCGACTTACGGCTcgccgaaggcggcgagTTGTCTGGCAGGTGTGCTGGCTCGCTCTCCGTGTGCCTCAGCTTGTTGGCGGAAGCAGATTCAAAGGTGGGCATGACGTCCAAGTAGGTCTTGGTCGTCTGCTGGCGTAGCCCTTGACTCCTAatcgaggccgtcctcgagagAGGTACCTCGCCTCGTTTTCGTCTGCCCCTCTGCTCTGTGTCCGATTCATCTGTCGTCGTGCCCTCGACTTCAGATAAGAGATCCCCAGTGTCCGACTCCTTACGCCAGATCAAATCGCCGAGCTTCGATACTCCGCCGCGAATAACGTTGTCGAAGCGAGCCCCCTTGAAGAGGCCTCGAATGCCAGGGTCGTCGCTGCGCAGCTTGACGCTAGCAACGCTGCGGTGAGACTTGTGGCTTTCACCCGTCTGGCGTTGTACGACCTTGCGAGAGGGGCTTCGCGACGGCCCTCGCCAGTCTGTTGACATCCGTTCTCCTGAGGATTCTGGCGACGCCTCGAACGGTGTCCTTGGCGCGCTGGCCACATACTCGGCGCTAGACTTCTCCTCCGAGATGCGGTCGTCGATTCGTTCCTTGCTGCGCTCGCGGAAGATCTGCCTGACCTTTACGAAGGGGTTTCGCGTAGGAGAGTTGGCACGGCTGGATCCTGGTGAGAGATCTCCACCAAGCGCCGGGATGAAAGGGTCCCCACGGACTGCACCGTCGGGAGAGTTGGGCAATGACGAATCTATCTCGAACGAGCTTCTCCTAGCCGTTGCTGGAATCTCCAGACTAGACCTCGTCGGACGCTGGAGATGCAACGGGGTGAAGCGAGGCTTGTCCTTACTCTTCCTCTCATCAGACTCACTGACCTCCGCGATGGATGCTTTTCGGCTGTGTTGTCGGGATGGCGGATAAGACCCAGCCCCAGCCTGTCGCTCTGGAGTCACGTAGCCTGACCCGCCTGGCCTTCTGGGACCATTCTCTCGTGCCTCCTTGGCAATCATCTCGAGCATCTGCTTTTCTAAGATGTCTTGATGGCTACTAGTGAGTGTGCCTTTCCGgctcctcctctccttcggCCTTGCCTCGTTCTCGTTGTCTGAAAAGTCAGAGGACGTCTTGCCATGCCGCCAGTCGTGATGGCTGTGCATCGAGCTGCTgtgacggtgatgatgatgacccGTGAGGTCATGCAACTTCTGGCGAGCGCGCTCCCGGGCGCTGCCTGTGGAGTGCTCCGTATCCGACTTGACAAGCTTCGGGTTGCTGGTCCTGGGGTCGAGTGCGGGCCCCAACTCTTCGCTCTCTCTGTGAACTGACGTTCGACCGGATTCGCTCCCGTGTTCGTCGTTTTGTCTGGACAGAGGTCTGTGAAGGTCGACGTTCTGGGGGAATATGCGCCGCCAATGGCGATCCTCGATCAACTGTTTATGGTGGTCCTGCTCCAACCAGTATGCATCGGCAAGCAGGTCTGCTGCGTCTACGATCCAGTCAAGCCTCGGTCTGCGTGGTTTGTTGGCGTTCGCCGCCAGCTGAAGAGCGTTCTCTGAcgcgtctgcgtctgcgaAAGGCGGAAGTGTGCAGCCATCTACGCCCGTTTGGCCCGTTGCGGCCCATTTGGCAACCTCATCGACCCAGTCGGCGACTTTCATAATGTCTCCAAAGCCTTGGCCCTCCCCATCGATGGCCTTGCGCTCTCGAGCGCGGACCTTTCTGTTTCGAATATACTGTAATGGGTTGTACGGGCGACCGAGCCGTACGGTGCCATCGGAGCTACCGTAGGTCGATACTCTGGCAACACCTCCTGAAGACGTCGGTGGGCTGGCAGTCGTCGGGCGGctttgatgatgatgtggtTGTATGGGAGGCACCAGCTCCAGGAACCGCCTGTACTGGGCCATGAGCTCTAGATGCTCCTTTGCCTTTTGCGCTCGAGCCAGGGTCGACGCAGTGAAATGGTTACGAAAGGTGCCCTCACGGCTCATGTCGAACGTCGCCTGCAAGGGGCTGCTGAGGACACCGGTAGAGGGCAGTCGCGGGGTCAGTGCCTTGTCGGGCCCTGGAGACCTCGTCCGCGATATTCTTCTTTGTTGTTGTAAGTGGCTTTTGAGGTTGGCGCCTGTCGTCCCGTCCGGAAGCTGAGCTAGTGTCGGGACCGCCTGGGGCGGTGCTATCCTCCGCGATACCTGCCTCCGTGACTCGCTCAGGTTAAGGGCCATGTTCACAATCTGGGCAGAGTCGATATCGAGCAACGTGTTCGCGGCCGGCGTGAAGTTCGTTCCTGAAAGGGGCCTGCCATTCGGCGCATCTCGTTTCCTGACCGTCAGGTTGTGTGTAGGCTGCGTCGGGGAAACGTCGCCATCTTGTCCGGCCGGGCTGTCCAGTCCTGCAAGCCCAAGCCCGGCTTCGCGACCAGCACTGGATCCTGACTTGTCGGATGTTCTCATATGGTCATTGGTCCTGCGGCTGGGTGGAAGGTTGCGTACGTGACGCAAGCGAGGTGCCTGGTCCCTGTCGGAGTCATCTTCGTGACGGATGGCATCTTGAAGTAAAAAGGCCCCGTTAGAGCGATGCCTTTGTGCACGTTGCTTCCTCGTATCCTTCCCATGGTATCCATTAGTATCTTCCGCATCCCGAGGGCTGGACGAAAGGGGACGGCGGCCGTTGGGCTCGTCGGGGGACGGCAAAAGCGTCGTGTCGTGGAGGATACTGCCAGTGGCACTCGACTCGCCCGTCTCATAACTACCCCTGCTGCTTCCCCTATCGCCGGGCATGGAGTGCGGGCTCAGCTTCCTCGTCAGAACGGCACGCTGCTGGGCGGCATCCTTCTCCGTCATGGCGACGGAGATGCTCGCATGGCCGTCGCGGTGTCTCGAGGTTCACCAGGTTATCGTCGGAGTCGGAGTCGGGGTGTTGTGATCGTGGTCGTAGCTGTTtttgtcgttgtcgctgtcgctgtcgctgtcggcgtcgctgtcggcgtcgctgtcgctgtcgctgtgGCGTCGCTCTCTCTTCGCCTGGACGTCGACGGTGGACGGATGTCATACACGGAGGTCAAGACggcgatggtgttggtgacaaggaggaagaagacaaccaaaagaaggagagaaaaaatGAGGGACGTTAATAGGTTGCGACGGCCATGGTCGTCGGGGTTCGATGCAAGGGGGTGGTGGATGGTGGGAGGGTTGGGGTGCTAGACAAGTTCAAAATGCCAAGGACGGGTACCCCATGTGAAGGGACGAAAGGTGACGAGGATttttggcgatgatggcgctgatTCGTCCGAGGCGAAACAGGGCATTGACATGTGCCAGCTGAGTGAGTACCTTATAGGATGGTGGATGGTGGCAGACGTGTCTGTTCAGTGACACCTAACGTAACttgtaggtaggtagtgagCGTGTGTTTGTCCTCCGTACCTAGTGTGTGCTCACGGATCGGTCAAACGCCAtacagcggcagcggcagcggcagcaagcACACAGACAGTTCCACAGTTCCAGGATTGCCAAAGTCCAAACCAGCTTTAGTGCTCCTTCCCACCAGGTGGTAGCTCTGCCGTGGCGTTGCAGCCGGACGCGCTATCAGCTCCACCGGGATGACCCCACACCTGTGAGAGAGCGACCCCACCCGATTCGGCAATTGTCGGAGCGGATCATACTGTTTTTCCACGACGGTGGTTGTATCTCCGGGGCGCCGAATCCTAGCAGATGACGGGACGAAGTGGGGGGGAAACAGCGAACGGCGCAGTAAACAAAAGGTCCCTTTGTCTTTGTACCCGCTTCTTGCTGAAGGAGCGCATCACAACATTGCTTACGCTTCCCAGCCACAAGCCTTTCAGTTCgtttcttgttcttgtttAGAGAGGGCGTTGGGAGCGCTAGAATAAATATGGGGATCTTCGATCTGCGCTAAACTCGTACGGCCCAGACCGCCATCTGCATCTGAAAGGGTCTCCCTGGTCTGGACCGATGCGAGACATCCCAACCGCCCGCCCCCCTCTCGACTACAGCTTGGCGAACCCATCGACCGCCGACCAGCGCCTACAGTACCTACTACTTCCATGCTATGGAAATTCTGCTTGCTTCACTTATTGGTTTGCGTTGTAGGTGAATtactgctgctgcaactATCATGCGTGCCACACAGGCACACCGACATCCCCTCGCGTCAACACAACACCGAACCGGCACACGTCATGACCGGAGAGACTTGGATGAACAGGTGATTAAACTCTAGCGGAGATCGGAAACTCGAGTTAGGTATTCTGCTGCGCTCCTAACCAGCTTCcacctccccttccctccctccttcgcAGCCACACGGAGAAATCATGCGAGAATCAAGCGCAGAGCCCGGATCCGTGTGCTTGCGGGCCCGATAAAGAAAAAATTCCAACAATACATACATCGCACGACAGCATCCTTCGGTTTGGGGTGACCTGAGGGGGTATCGGGGTATCTCACCCTAACCAGAACAAAACTCAAGAGTGGACGGGGGACTTGTACTCGCCGAAGAAGCGCTCGTGGATGCGACCGACGTACTCGACCAGCGCGGGCTTCTCGCGGATGAGGGCGGCATGGACCGGGTTGCTATGCATCCGTTCCTCGTCAGCACGTATGTTCTACCCTTCACCAACATCATCAAGGAGAGAAAGTATGACGAGCCAGTCACCTACACAGTGGTCCCCAGGATGGTGGCCAGGTTGCCGTAGACGATGAAGTCGGCCTCGGACGGGCGCTGACCGCCCAGGATCCAGAAGGGCTCCCGGGACTCCCGCGAGTCGAGGCTCAGCTTCGACAGCGACGTCTCGCAGAAGCCGTTGAGGGACATGACGACGTCCGTTGCGAaggccttgacctcctcgtcgttgtAGCGGCCGACGCCCTGGAACCACAGCTGCGAATTAACGTAGCCGCGGGCCGCCTGGGTTGAGATCTGCTTCGCGCCCCAGACGAAGTGGGCAAAGGGACCGTCGTGCCACATCATCTCGTACTGGCCGCGCCATCTCTCGTACAGCTAGAAGAAACATGTCTTGTCAGCATTCGGCTCAAGACTCGTCTTGTCGAGAGGGGTATGTATTGTGTGTTTGGTTGGCATCTTTCTTACAACGAGGAAGTAGGCACGATCCTCCAGCATGGCGCGGATGCAGGCAtccttggcgaggtcggAGGGAGAAAGCTCCTTGTTAAGATCCGGCAGCTTGCCGGTCTGCACCAGGCGCTTGATGATGAACTGCgactcgccgacgagctcgtccgAGTCCGCGAGCTTGACGTACGGCACCCTGTACTTGGGAGCCTGGAAGATATTGGCGGCACGGTCCTTGTGCTGGATGCCGGCgtggcggagacggaggcgcaGCTGGATTGAGAAGGGCGTGTACCCATATTGGCCGTTGGGACGATCGAAGCTGTAAACGGTCAGGTCGTGTCCGACTCCCTTCTCcaccgcggcctcgtcctcggcagcTTCCCTGAGCTTGCGGGGAAGGTATCGCTTGAGAGCCAGAGCATTTTGCTTGGCGTTCTGAGCTGACGGAGGGGTCTTCATGGTGAATAGTGCGAAATAGGGGAACGGGGGATGGGGGTATAATGGGGGGGGTATCTTTGGGGTATCTCTGGGTATTCGAAGGACGACTGTTCTATGCTGGAAATTAACAGAGGCTTCCCGCTGTATTATTTATCGATTTTCGACGCCGTCTCGGGAGAGCGTTCCAACACGAACGGCCTGCCcggagctgctggagcttTACAACATGGTAGGTGCTGGTGGCAATGCCCATGGCTCCCGAAACATAACCCGAGTCAGACCGACAGGTAAAGCTAAAGCGAGGACAAAGCTGAACGATCCCATCTCTCTACTGCATGAACGCAAAATCAGATGGACTATTGGAGGCGGATGGTGATGAAGCCTCGTAATTTAGGAATCTGGCAGCGGCCACGTCATAGCTGTTCCATATTGAGTTGGCCGACAAGCCAATAACAAGGCAAAGGGAAGTGATGGTGTCTGACGATGCATCTTCATTTGAGCATAAGCCATCATGTTTGTAGGGATATCGCAGCCATCCCCGTAGCCTTGTCTCCCCGGCCATGGTCGCAAAGAATCTGCTCACGACTTCGCCATAACATCCGACCCCCATCCCccatcccccttccctccgGATTTAATGCTTAGTTCAAACCTAAAACACAGTCACCGTGTTGACATGATCGTTCTTGAGTACCTCAAACACGAGACCGGGGAACCCAAACAGAGTGGTGGTTGAATCATCGCTGCCATCAAGCCTCTTGGCGCCGCTGTCTTCCCAGCCCCCGAGGAACTCGCAGCTACTGCCAGGACTGTCCCCCCAGCCCCGATTGAGTACCATGCCTCTTTGTGGCGCTTTGGTGTCGCCATCAGGGTACGCGCTGTTCCACCGTTCGTTCAGTCTATCCTTAATCTCGGTGAATTTTGTCTCCGAGTTTGCCGCCGTGCCAGGAGGGCCATCATCAAGATAGCTGATCTCccaacggcagcggcggtgtCTGTTGAACTCGTACGAGCCAGGCACGTTTCCATGAAGAACCAGCTTCGTAGCAACCAGGCGGTCAGGAGACTCCGACTTGATGGGCCTGCTGGGCGGTAAATGGGATTCATGCTgcgccggcggtggtctCGACGGTGGCGAAGGCGTTGACACCAATACATCAAAGCCCAAGTAGAAGTAATTGTAGAAGCATTCGCCCGAAACGTTTCCAGCAATGTCCTCCTCGATTGCTTCGTCGTTGGAATCGTCTGAGCCGGTGTTCGCAGACGACTGGTCGGTATCAGTCAGGTCGTCTGGCCGATGTAGATCAGCGCCGTTTGACCGAGCTCTACTATGGCTGGCCGTCCGAAGCTTGTGTATTGTCATCCTCTGGTCGTTCTTCCGATATGTAGCGTTGGGGGGGCCGAGCTCCGCAATCAACTCTTGTGGGCTAGTCTCTCCCAGGATGATCCAGACGGAAGAGTTGGTCCACTTGCGAAAGAGTTGGAGCTTTCCACCCCCGTGGACCTTGACCAGCGATATCTCGTCGGGAACCACGTCCTTCCCTCTTGGAAGAACAGGTACCGTCTTGACACTGGGAAGAATCTCAGTCCAAAGGTTCTCTCGCGCTTGTGCCCATGAATCGCCGCTGAAAACCGCCATGGATGTGGGCACTTGGCTCGCCGCTGAAGACAGCAGCGACACGACGTCCTTGTTGGGGGAGTATGCTGATTCAGCCAGTCGGAAGGTAAAGGCAACGCCGGGGTAGGAAAGTATGTAGTTACCCAGGTTGTCGGGGGCATCGGGTGTTGGCGGGATAAACTCTCCGCCGTACGTTGGCCCGAGCAGCCTGTGGTAGATCTGTCGGAAGGTTGGGCCGGAGCTGGACTCTCCGGGGAcaggcgacgatggtggcCCCTGGGAGTTGGCGGGCTTCACAAGGTCGCGGTCCTTAAACGTGACGTGGTTTTTTGTGAAGTCGACAATCTCTATTAGTCGCAGACGTTGCTCTGGGCCGTCGAACCGTAGGCGTATGCCATTCGCGGGGAGGCTCAGGGTGACGGGTTGCTCGACGGGCTGTTCGCGGGAGTAGGCGAGGTCGAGTTGCGGAAAGCGTTGCGGCTCGGCCTTCAGTCGTGTCAAGACATCATGCAAGGACGCTCCGAGAACTAGTCGACGGGCAATAGAGTTAGCGTCCGAGAGTATTTCTGACGGGCCAGATTTCATGCAAACCGAGAAATCCCAGAGCTCGCCCTGGGTGCAGTTGTGCAGTGAAAAGCGACATGATCGGCAGAACGTGATCGGAGCTCAGCGCGGGGTCCGCAAGGTGTTCCGGGCAGCGTCGTCGCAGGAACTCCTTTGCACGTTGGAGTGGATGGAAGTGTGCAACGTTTCTATCGAGTGCGTGTGCGATGTTCTCTGTGAAGGGGTTAGATATGGATGGGGTTGAAGGAGGAAACTCCGAGAGACAGCAGTAGAGGCAGCGAAGAGCGCAAGTTGTGTTTGATTGTTGTCCACGGGTCCGGCAGAGGGGTTCATGTGATGCTTCAGCAGTGACAACGGACAAGCGGGGCATGGGGGCGGAACGAGATGTCACTCGGCTAGCAAAGGTACAAGATGCAGAGACGGACGGGGCTGTAACTccatgtacggatacctagGTATCTAGGTACCTGAATGGAGTAGCTGCAGCACTCATATTAGCGTCCTCCGGTCATGTGTGATCAGCTCCACCTTCCATGTCAGGCTCAAAGCTCTTATCTTATCAGTCGGTTATCTAGCTCAGGAGCACAACGGTTgacgcgggggggggggggggggggggtgggaacTGCACCGGACCGGTAAGTTACAGGTCAGCCCTTTCTCACATTTTCCTTACCCTACATCAAACCCAGAAGCCTTCGTTTCTTGCCAGGATAGACTGAGCTGCGTTTGTGTACTACATCGGTGAAGCACACTTCCTTCATGGTTACTTCGACACCGCCAAACATGCTCAGCACACCTCACCCCTCACTAATACGTCCCTCCACTTCTGGAGTCTTCATCTGACTTCGTTCCCGGAGAGACTCGCCGCATGGAAGCTTCCGCCTCTGTCTGCGTCAAATGTGCTTCAACCAGCCAACCGCGGGCTTGGTCTGGCAATCGCTTCCTCATGCCTGAAATACAGCACGGAGATTCCCCAAGGCTTGATGCCCACAGACCTTCGTTCCTCGAACTCTCGATTCTGTTTCACCTATTCTTGTTGCTTCAAGCTACCGGTTACAAGGGTGGGCTGTCACCGCGACTTGCTTCTTGCGCCATTCAGTTGGGAGGAGTTCATTTTTCACCACCCTCCATTCCGGCTTGTTCGGACACGGCATCGACTGTGGCGTCGCACATCTCTCTTGAGTCCTCAACTTGTCGCCGCGGCCACATCACAGATTACCACTTCAGCATGCCATTGCACCAATCAACAAACATCATGCCCCACGTCCTACCGTTGCTGCCGGTGTCTCGTTAAGGAGACACGCCCTCGAAATTCATGTTTCGGAATAACTCGATCCAGCTTCATCGGGCTCGTGAGATGCGGGCACCGTCAGCATCGCTTCTTTCAAGCTATCCCAGGACTCGTATCTCGGCCCAGGGCTCCCAC containing:
- a CDS encoding Putative maintenance of telomere capping protein; this encodes MTEKDAAQQRAVLTRKLSPHSMPGDRGSSRGSYETGESSATGSILHDTTLLPSPDEPNGRRPLSSSPRDAEDTNGYHGKDTRKQRAQRHRSNGAFLLQDAIRHEDDSDRDQAPRLRHVRNLPPSRRTNDHMRTSDKSGSSAGREAGLGLAGLDSPAGQDGDVSPTQPTHNLTVRKRDAPNGRPLSGTNFTPAANTLLDIDSAQIVNMALNLSESRRQVSRRIAPPQAVPTLAQLPDGTTGANLKSHLQQQRRISRTRSPGPDKALTPRLPSTGVLSSPLQATFDMSREGTFRNHFTASTLARAQKAKEHLELMAQYRRFLELVPPIQPHHHQSRPTTASPPTSSGGVARVSTYGSSDGTVRLGRPYNPLQYIRNRKVRARERKAIDGEGQGFGDIMKVADWVDEVAKWAATGQTGVDGCTLPPFADADASENALQLAANANKPRRPRLDWIVDAADLLADAYWLEQDHHKQLIEDRHWRRIFPQNVDLHRPLSRQNDEHGSESGRTSVHRESEELGPALDPRTSNPKLVKSDTEHSTGSARERARQKLHDLTGHHHHRHSSSMHSHHDWRHGKTSSDFSDNENEARPKERRSRKGTLTSSHQDILEKQMLEMIAKEARENGPRRPGGSGYVTPERQAGAGSYPPSRQHSRKASIAEVSESDERKSKDKPRFTPLHLQRPTRSSLEIPATARRSSFEIDSSLPNSPDGAVRGDPFIPALGGDLSPGSSRANSPTRNPFVKVRQIFRERSKERIDDRISEEKSSAEYVASAPRTPFEASPESSGERMSTDWRGPSRSPSRKVVQRQTGESHKSHRSVASVKLRSDDPGIRGLFKGARFDNVIRGGVSKLGDLIWRKESDTGDLLSEVEGTTTDESDTEQRGRRKRGEVPLSRTASIRSQGLRQQTTKTYLDVMPTFESASANKLRHTESEPAHLPDNSPPSASRKSPRFDRLKPPRIDIMNASPTSSPGSHKRLSDVSESGVLSGGGRIADVKEADKRLNSIIAMPPFVPDGRPGSASNRSRHWSISDHSPAPERAPMSKREVARLRALVLSSGIKAMEITRRANEPQFVFADRPRMSQNDFTVANVFWPEVAKLSPDPANVRSKAVSQTELYQFAAKTLGNSIQCAGQDWQKAADLFVSDTVPALHRRVEDVRRRVATDLSAMTRAAADEADETSRDLTLGQRLKIKHTLDVIETMLRRRRRRFRWVRRAMWLAVEWVLVGFMWYVWFVVMILRVFWGVGQGAVGAVRWLLWL
- a CDS encoding Putative thioredoxin-like protein produces the protein MKTPPSAQNAKQNALALKRYLPRKLREAAEDEAAVEKGVGHDLTVYSFDRPNGQYGYTPFSIQLRLRLRHAGIQHKDRAANIFQAPKYRVPYVKLADSDELVGESQFIIKRLVQTGKLPDLNKELSPSDLAKDACIRAMLEDRAYFLVLYERWRGQYEMMWHDGPFAHFVWGAKQISTQAARGYVNSQLWFQGVGRYNDEEVKAFATDVVMSLNGFCETSLSKLSLDSRESREPFWILGGQRPSEADFIVYGNLATILGTTVNPVHAALIREKPALVEYVGRIHERFFGEYKSPVHS
- a CDS encoding Putative PHAF1/Protein broad-minded — translated: MPRLSVVTAEASHEPLCRTRGQQSNTTCALRCLYCCLSEFPPSTPSISNPFTENIAHALDRNVAHFHPLQRAKEFLRRRCPEHLADPALSSDHVLPIMSLFTAQLHPGRALGFLVLGASLHDVLTRLKAEPQRFPQLDLAYSREQPVEQPVTLSLPANGIRLRFDGPEQRLRLIEIVDFTKNHVTFKDRDLVKPANSQGPPSSPVPGESSSGPTFRQIYHRLLGPTYGGEFIPPTPDAPDNLGNYILSYPGVAFTFRLAESAYSPNKDVVSLLSSAASQVPTSMAVFSGDSWAQARENLWTEILPSVKTVPVLPRGKDVVPDEISLVKVHGGGKLQLFRKWTNSSVWIILGETSPQELIAELGPPNATYRKNDQRMTIHKLRTASHSRARSNGADLHRPDDLTDTDQSSANTGSDDSNDEAIEEDIAGNVSGECFYNYFYLGFDVLVSTPSPPSRPPPAQHESHLPPSRPIKSESPDRLVATKLVLHGNVPGSYEFNRHRRCRWEISYLDDGPPGTAANSETKFTEIKDRLNERWNSAYPDGDTKAPQRGMVLNRGWGDSPGSSCEFLGGWEDSGAKRLDGSDDSTTTLFGFPGLVFEVLKNDHVNTVTVF